The genomic window AAAACTATTGACTGAATTTTCAAATGTATGTATAATGATACTGTGTAGCTTTTCCATGTGTTGATTTATCAGCACTTTTTGGGGTTTGTATCGTACCTATGAGGAATTGAAACAAACGTTTGATTCAGACGTAAATGAAGTGACTCGCGCGGGTTTGTATCGTACCTATGAGGAATTGAAACTCTCAAGCTTCTTCCAGTCAAACAACAGGAAAATAGTTTGTATCGTACCTATGAGGAATTGAAACTACATGCTTTTCACCTCAAATGAAAAACGCCACCCCAGTTTGTATCGTACCTATGAGGAATTGAAACATTTACATTTTCCGCATTTTCGTTTTTATTTTCTTTGTTTGTATCGTACCTATGAGGAATTTCTCCCTCCCTTCAAACGGTGCCAGGCACTGTTCGTATGTATTTGAAATGACAGAAACTTTTGAAAGTCTCCGTCTATCTAAGTTCAGTGCTTAAAAAGGTCATTAACGGGCAATCGGCTTATAAATACTGGGAGAGGAGAACTCAATTTATGGAAATTAGAAAACCAAACGATTCGGAATATAAAAAGATTTTATCACTTTCACCACAAGCATTATTCGAAGGTACATTAGGCGAAGCAAAACCGTCAGATGAAAAAGTCAAACAACTTATTGAACCATTATTGCAGAAAGGAAGCTATTATTTGATAGCAACTGAAGGCGATAATCTAATTGGTTGGATTCTTATAGGAACAAGTAAAGACCAATTTACTGGAAAGATATATGGATTTATTTATGAATTGTTTGTGTTAGAGGAATTTAGGGGAAATGGAATTTCAAAACAATTGATGGAAACTGGTATCGAACATCTTAAACAAGATGGATATTCAGAGGTTCGCTTAAGTGTATATGCAGGAAATCAAGCGATTAAACTGTACGAAAAATTAGGATTCAAAAATAGAACCATTACAATGAGTATGAACATATAAAGCAAACATCTTTATTGAATATCTAATAGACTGGTTTATTGAGAATTGGGGAACGTTTTATATACATCCAATTTAAAATTTTAACCTCTGGTTCACACAGCACACCCCATGCGGCGTAACACCTCATCTGGATGTTGTAAGACGTACTGTTCAAAGCGAGTAATGGATTGGGCAATGTCATTTTGATCTTTGTGAAAAACGTTGGCAATTACCTCATCTTTCAACCACTTCCATAACCGTTCAATCGGGTTCAACTGTGGAGAATACGGTGGAAAAAAGATGAAATGAAAAGCAGCACCTTCCTCGCCATCAAGAAAGGCTTGTACCATCTTGGTATGATGAATACGCGCATTGTCCAACACAAGCACGAGGAATCGATCAGCATATTTCTCTTTCAATCGGCGCAAAAAGTCAAGGAACGTTTCGGCATTGGCGGATGATGCACGATGAAACACCACATCGCCTTGTTGAACGTCAACTGCACCAAAAATGGACACATGGTCATGGTGTCCGTATCTTGGCACCTGTTTTTGATTTCCTACTTCTGCCCATGTCGTACGCAACGCTTGATAGGCACGAACATGTGTCTCATCCACATAAAACATGGTAACATTCTCAAACGGTGCCAGGCACTGTTCGTAATTTTGTTTGGGATAGGCATTAACTACAAGCCGTAACTTTACTGCAGCAAAAGCGAAAAGGACAGTCCAAATTAAGGCTGTCCTTTTTCAATATAGGAACGTGTTGCAGAAGACATAGATACATACATATAAAACAAATACCAAATATCCCAAATTTATCTTGATATATTTTACTAGAACATTAGATTATTCCATGGATACAAAAATGAAATTATTCATTTTATAATTGGCTTAAACAACCATAAAAGTGATTCTTCTTAATTCGTTAATCGAGCGAAAGCAACCGTGTTATATTCATAATGAGGAAAGGTGCTTGAAATGACAAGTTTAAATGAAATTGTTGTAGTTTTGAAAGGGTTTATTTTACACAAAGGCAAGGTGTTAATGGTACAACGTGCTCATGATGATGAAGTGGGCGGCGGAACGTGGGAGTTAGTCGGAGGACAAATACGCTTTGGAGAAGATTTAGAAACGGCGCTGTTGCGAGAAATCCAAGAAGAAGTTGGATTGGATGTGACGGTGGAGCGGATTTTATATGCGACGACGTTTCAAACGCACGCAACGCGACAAGTTGTCATTCTTACATACTTATGCAAAAGCGATCATCATGAGGTTTTTCTTTCGCAAGAACATATCGATTATCGCTGGTCAACTAAAGAACAATCGCGAGAACTGCTACCTCCGGCCATTCTTCACGACTTCGAAAGAAATGACGTGTTTTCGTTGGAAGAATGGGTATAGAGCAGAGATGGAAGATAGCTAAATGAGTTCAGTTCATGCCGAGTAAGATCCACGGACCGCACTATCCAAACAAGAAGGTTTGTTAAGTTTGCCCAAAATTTACATGGAGGACAGTAAATGCTATATGCCCCTGATTTATTAGTGGAAGATCAAATTTACTTGGGTTCTCTTCCAAACAATTGAGTATCCGTTGGTCACAGGGACAACAATTTATTATGAATTTACTTTTGTACGCCAATATACGTGACAAGCTGAGAGGTGATATTAAAAAACGAGAAAGGAAATAAAATCAATTGATAACTGAGACTCAAAATATAGCTTATTTAAGCTAACAGAGATACTTTCATAGATGAGGTGGTATATTCATGCAACTTAATACAGAAGAACGAGAAAGACTGGTTCAACAAATCACTCGTTTTGTTTCAAATAATGATTTACTTGAAAAATTAAATGCAAAGCTAAATGAATTTAATCCATTCGAAGTTTTAAAAGTTACTCATCATGAAATACGCCATTCTAATGTGTTAAGTTGGCTGCTGCATCCAAAAGAAAGCCATTTTATGGGTGATTACTTTCTGAAAAAAATCATTAGTGAGGTACTATGTGGTGATGTAGTTCGTAAAAACCATAGTTTACAGATAACAGATATTCTAGTTAACGACTTTCATGATGCAGAAGTTTTCAGGGAATGGAGAAACATTGATTTAGTTATAATTTCAAAGAAAAACAGCTTTGTACTTTTTATTGAAAACAAGGTACATGCTGGATTGGCGAGCCATCAACTCGAAAAATATTTAGAAACGATTAAACAGACCTTTCCTACTATGAAACATATTGTTCCTGTATTTTTAACATTAAATAGTGATGAAGCTCCCCATGATGAATACTACAGTCTGAGCCACTCACAAATTCTTAACATTTTAAAGCTGGCGCTTGAAATGTATAAGGATCGCATGAGCAACAAAATATATGATTTTATATATTATTACATACGAACATTGGAGGATCTTACTATGCAAGATGAACAACTTATTGCATTATGTAGTGAAATTTATAAACAACATAAAGAAGCGATTGACGCTATAGTGAAATATGGCATGGTGTTAAACTCAAGTTTACATCAAGCGGTAGAAAAACTAAAAGAAAATAACAATTTGGATATAATTGACTCCACACAAGATAATCGTTTCTTTAAAAATGATAAGGAGTTGTGGTTCATACCGACTTTCCTTGCTAAAAACTTACCTTCTTTAATAAGAAAATGGAAGTCACCATTTCCGGTTGCCTACTTCTTTGTTAGAGAAGAAAAGAAACTTCGACTTATATTAGAGGTAGGTCCTATCCAAGATGGGCAAATACGTCTACAGCTTTTAAATGAAATTGTGAAACATAACAGCCAGCTTTTTTCAGCTAAAAGCTCTGCATTAACAAATGTAAACGGCACATTTACAAGAATACGACACTCGAGTATTGATATAACGGATTGGAATGATATTGATTATTTAAGTGAACGTATTAATGATTTTCTTGTTAACGATTTCAAATATGATGAAGTAAACAAAGTTTTGATGGATATCCTGCAAAATTATGATTCAAGTAAAATAGGTCAGCAAATATAAGGAATAGAGCGGCGTACCGGATAGAATCATAGTGAATTTCTTAAAATAAGAAAAGAGATTGAGTATATCGTAAGACAAAGGAAATCAAAGAAAGATAAAATATGTTTCGAAAGTTTGATGTTCTTGTATTTATCAGTG from Anoxybacillus gonensis includes these protein-coding regions:
- a CDS encoding GNAT family N-acetyltransferase codes for the protein MEIRKPNDSEYKKILSLSPQALFEGTLGEAKPSDEKVKQLIEPLLQKGSYYLIATEGDNLIGWILIGTSKDQFTGKIYGFIYELFVLEEFRGNGISKQLMETGIEHLKQDGYSEVRLSVYAGNQAIKLYEKLGFKNRTITMSMNI
- a CDS encoding IS630 family transposase, which gives rise to MFYVDETHVRAYQALRTTWAEVGNQKQVPRYGHHDHVSIFGAVDVQQGDVVFHRASSANAETFLDFLRRLKEKYADRFLVLVLDNARIHHTKMVQAFLDGEEGAAFHFIFFPPYSPQLNPIERLWKWLKDEVIANVFHKDQNDIAQSITRFEQYVLQHPDEVLRRMGCAV
- a CDS encoding NUDIX hydrolase, whose translation is MTSLNEIVVVLKGFILHKGKVLMVQRAHDDEVGGGTWELVGGQIRFGEDLETALLREIQEEVGLDVTVERILYATTFQTHATRQVVILTYLCKSDHHEVFLSQEHIDYRWSTKEQSRELLPPAILHDFERNDVFSLEEWV
- a CDS encoding PD-(D/E)XK nuclease family protein, whose product is MQLNTEERERLVQQITRFVSNNDLLEKLNAKLNEFNPFEVLKVTHHEIRHSNVLSWLLHPKESHFMGDYFLKKIISEVLCGDVVRKNHSLQITDILVNDFHDAEVFREWRNIDLVIISKKNSFVLFIENKVHAGLASHQLEKYLETIKQTFPTMKHIVPVFLTLNSDEAPHDEYYSLSHSQILNILKLALEMYKDRMSNKIYDFIYYYIRTLEDLTMQDEQLIALCSEIYKQHKEAIDAIVKYGMVLNSSLHQAVEKLKENNNLDIIDSTQDNRFFKNDKELWFIPTFLAKNLPSLIRKWKSPFPVAYFFVREEKKLRLILEVGPIQDGQIRLQLLNEIVKHNSQLFSAKSSALTNVNGTFTRIRHSSIDITDWNDIDYLSERINDFLVNDFKYDEVNKVLMDILQNYDSSKIGQQI